A stretch of DNA from Hirundo rustica isolate bHirRus1 chromosome 1, bHirRus1.pri.v3, whole genome shotgun sequence:
GCACCATGGGAATAAGCGTTCCCTTCGGAAAATTTAGAAGATGTACAAGCGGGCTAAAACAGAACGGCTTCTGAAGCCATTTCAGACACCATCCCCCTAAACCAAAAACAGCTTGTACGACCATTTATTTAAGATCCTACATCAAATGAAGAATGGAGAAATAAGTGCCATCCTTTCTCACTACgaaaatatatgcaaaaataaatccTCCAAGCGGCCTTACAATCTATGGCTGCCAGAGGCATTAAGCCTCGCTCCTGCGGGAGCACCCACCTAGAAGACTTTAAGACACAGTCTGGAATTCTTCTGACCCCTCCAGCGGAACACGAGGAAGACTGAAGGCAAGGATAACACCTCACACCCGCTAATCCGGGCAGGACGTCCCCGCAGGAGGAGGTTTCCTTCACCACCGCGCCAACCGGAGCACGCCGCGGGCGCCGGCACcgcctgcaggagcagggaacgGCGCTCCGCCTTCAGCGTGCGGAGCTTCTACGCGTGCAGACGAAAACCCCCGCGGGGAGCTCTCGCTGGCCGCACAAGCCCCGCGGGGCTCCGTCCCCACGGGCGGGCTCCATCGCTCCCCTGCAGGCGGCGCCCGGCACGCAGCGCCGCTTCCCCCGGGATGCTCCAACGCGGCCGAGGCGGGGGGGCGCAGGGAGGCGGCCGCGGGGCCCTGCCGGGGCAGCCGCAGCCCAGGGAAGCCGGGACGGGCTGCGATCCCTAAGGAAAACCCCCGGCTGCCGTCTCGCTGCCCTCCTGCCGCCTGTCCCGGCGCTCGTCCCCACCCGCGGCCCGGCAGGGCGATGGTTTCTCCAGGAAGCGCTGGAGCATCCGCCGGTGCCGCTTCCTCCCTTCCGCGTCTGCCCCGTACCGGgtccccgctgccgccgccggggTGAGGGTCCTTTCAAGACTAAAATGTAATTACTTTACGTCTTGTAATAATGGCTCTGTCTCTGGTTTGTTAGTCTGTCTTTCCTTCATCcgtattttctgcttctctttttcccttcttggAAATACTAGGGAAGTACGTTCTGATGAGAGGAAATGCGAGCGCGTTAGAGGCGCGCTGTAACATTAAATCGTAgtgctttctccttttttaaatcCTAACTCGGATCTTTCTGCATTTActgcatttccttctctccctaGCGTCCAAAAATCAACATGTCGAGCAAAAAGGCGAAGACAAAGACCACCAAGAAGCGCCCTCAGCGCGCCACTTCCAATGTATTTGCGATGTTTGATCAGTCGCAGATCCAGGAATTCAAGGAAGCCTTCAACATGATCGACCAGAACAGGGATGGCTTCATTGACAAAGAGGACTTGCACGACATGCTCGCCTCCCTTGGTAATGTCCCTGTGCTGTTCATGCTTGCCAAGCAAATTTGTGCTGCAAAAGTCAAAATACTGAGTCTGGGATATGAGAGATGCAGTTTGTGTTACGCTCAGTTTGTATTAAGACTCAGTTTGACTTgactttttcagtttgaaagcTAAACCAGGTATGAATCTCTTTATTTGTAGGAAAGAATCCGACGGATGAATACCTGGATGCCATGATGAATGAGGCTCCGGGCCCCATCAACTTCACGATGTTCCTCACCATGTTTGGTGAGAAGTTAAATGGCACCGACCCGGAGGATGTCATCAGGAATGCTTTTGCTTGCTTTGATGAAGAAGCAACAGGTACGTGGGTAGGGTTGTGGCTGGGGTTTTGTGTTCATTATTTGGGTTTCTAAACAGTACGCTGATTTTTGCACCTTTATAAATTACCTATGAGGGAGTAGTCCTAGATGGCATATTCTGCTAAATTACTGAGTGAGAGTAAAATCTGCCTGGCTGTTCTGTGCCCGTACTGAGGACTAGTAGGACTGAGGCTTTTAATAGGAGTGCTTTGACTGGGCACTGTGTATGTTCCTTAAAGTGTAAAACAGGATGTATTTACTCTAagatgaggaattcaaatcatGTAATGTGTGACTTTATATGGCCTTGGAAGGTAATGATGGGAAATCTGTCATACAACTAAGTTTGTCCCTCTTCTGCAGTACGTCTGAGATGCATCTAAATTCTTCAGATGTCTGATATTTCAAGACACACTATCCAGACTTCATAAGTTTTACAAACCCTCATCTGGCTGAGCATTTTTCATGGCTCTGAGGACAAATGTCAAGCCCTCACCTGCAtctcagtttgctttcagaTTGCAGGAAGGGTTGCAGTCTTAATGGTCTAAAGATAAAATCCAGGTGGGGTGTAGAAGGCAGGAATGACAGATTGGACTGGCTTGAAAAGCAAGATGAAGGGAAAGAGTAAAACACAGAGCTCAGTTTTACTATATCAGACTTCCAAGGTTGTGCCTGTAATCTTGAGGTTAGAGTTTAtgcttttatgtatttatttacctAGGCTAAGATTCCTGAGAAGTGTATAGTAACGGGATGAATCCACAATGCAGTTCTGTGGAATTACAGTATCAGTGCTTTGATGTGTTGCAAACTTGTCTTACTAGCTCACATTGAAATTATGTAGTCTCTGTACCAGAGATAACACTACATCTACACCTTTCCTCACAACCGTCCACCACAATATTTTAATCTAACCAGTCGATCTATGCTCTGCACCTTTCCAAAGATACTGTTCCGTTTCAACGGCTATTGTCAGTCTGTGTATTTTTAGCACCTTTTGCCTTTTCAAAGAGCATCCCCTTCCTGCTGAGGTGTAGGTAAACAGGCTTTCTGTTGGTAAGGCCTTTTCAAATGTTAATCGACTTCCTCCCTCTCAAGGGAAATCTCTTTACCATCTCCTAGAAAAGGAAGTTTTGTTAGTAggttaattattttctctccacaGGTAGTCTGACTCACTGTGctgcagtggggtttttttttgtgtgcacCAAAACAAGAGCCTGTGAATTACATTATAAAGAAATTGGTTGTGCTACCAGTTCTTTGGAATGGAAACTTCTGTGTCTGTCTAATAATAAGTTACTAGTTTGGACACCCGTCTACTGATAAGATTGATTTTAATATCTCTCAGCTCTGTGTGGTAAATGTTTTATTCTAGTCCTACAATGATTTGAGGATACTAGTTTGTTCTACGGTCTGTTTTGTGTCTTATGCCATCCTCAAATTTTAACCAGGAGACGTGAGATAGTTACGCTGTTTTATTGAGTTTTGATTCGTAATAGTCCAAATGAAGTCTTGAAAATAGCGTGTGACAAATTTGTAGAACCCATGTTATGTTAATCCTTTATTAATTTTATCCTCTTTTGCGGCTTCTGATCAGTTTGTTCCTTTGAAAAATGTGCAAGAGCATTTCCAGCTATATCAGAcgcttttacttcttttttccGTTTCATGGTCTCCACATGTGTGTTTGCTGTGGGCCTGATTTTCTAGCTCCACATCAGTGTAGGTCTTTTGAAAGGGCATAATAGAAATCAGATCCTATAGATGAGAAGGTAGTCATACTTGTTAGGCTTTACCTGCGTTTCCTATATTGCCAGCCTAGTTGGATTTGTTGCTTCAGCACTACTATCACGTGTAGTGCTATGGATTTGGTATAAAGGCTGGATCTGTCTGCATTTGGAGTATTTTTTATCTGGTCTTTGATCCTGCATTGTCATCTGCTTTGTGCTGCCTGCAACAAGCTGAATCTTAAgttttgcttcatttatttGTTACTTCCCACCTACACTGAAGCtgtgtgggagggagaggagccctgTTTGCTTTACAGTTTGCTGCTGATAAAACTTGTGGCGTATTCCTGGTCTGGCAGCCCAGTCCAGTGTTTAAACAACTACCTATTCAGAGGGGAGCAATTAAGTCCTTGAGGTTAAACTTGCAGCACCGAAGGCCTTGCATTTTTTGAATACTAATCATTATGTATTCTCTCATGGCTGCTTGTCTCTGTAGGACAGCAGAATGAGTATCTAATCTGTTTAGCtgccttttcccccttctttacACCCGTCTTCCAAGAGAGAACTCCGAGGTTTGACATGATTAGGATGGGCCTGGCTGACTGAACATTCTCCCTGTTTCTGAAGTAGAAGATTGCCGCTAGCCTTCTTCATTTGCAGTCAGTAGCCAATGTCTGGTCTACACTGGGATGTGGTGTTGTTTTCATTAGCATATgttgaaacactttttttttccccttcccccagcgTACACCACCCCCGTAGCAATTTGTCATGCTCATTGACTGCTTTTTGGTCCCCCGATTCCCTGTTTGGTTTTGTCTCACTAATGAATTCTGCTTAACTTACACAACTCTCTTTCCAAAGCAGCACTTTTTAAATCACATTCCAATTGAATCTACATTAGTTGATGTGGGTGTTTGCATATGATTTCCAGCTGTTCCACGGAGTTTACTTTCTTACGGTTCTTTTTGGAACATACTTCTACCTTCTACCTCATCTGTTCTGTTACTGACATTTCTCCAAGTAAAGTTCAATAGCCGATTTCTTTCTCAAGTGAAGCAACTATTGTGCTGCTAAACGTATGGCTGCTCCTATTTCAGCATTTAGCAGTTTCTGCATTCTACTGTCTACCCTTTGTTATGCGTGTTTCTTTTTTACGCCTCTAAATTTTCCTGGAATTATTTGGCAACTGGTGGTTCTGCCCATCTCTTGAAATAGAATTAGCAGAAGATACCTAGAAACTGCTCCTTTTAATATCTTTGTTAACTTCCTCAAAAATCTTCTGCTCTGttagcataaaat
This window harbors:
- the LOC120758125 gene encoding myosin regulatory light chain 2, smooth muscle minor isoform, which gives rise to MSSKKAKTKTTKKRPQRATSNVFAMFDQSQIQEFKEAFNMIDQNRDGFIDKEDLHDMLASLGKNPTDEYLDAMMNEAPGPINFTMFLTMFGEKLNGTDPEDVIRNAFACFDEEATGFIQEDYLRELLTTMGDRFTDEEVDELYREAPIDKKGNFNYIEFTRILKHGAKDKDD